The genomic segment CGAATCGACGCTTGACGCCACCATAGGTAGCCAGGGCTTGCGCGGACGCCTCGGGATCAAATCCGAGTCGCGCGGCGACGGCCAAGGCGCCGGTAGCGTTTTGGACCATATGTCGACCGGGGACGGTGGTCTTGGCCCCAACGGACCTTCCGTCCGGAAAGGTTACGACGAAGCGATACCCCATCCCGTCGTTTTCCAGTGAATGGCAGCGGACATCGGCACCCTCGCTGAATCCGTATGTGACCTTAGCTGCGGGGAGATCGCTTGCCAGCTCCAGTAATCGCCGATCTTCAGCACAGAGCACCAAGACTCCGTCGCCAGGTACCCGTGCCATAAACTGCGTAAAGATTGCCTCCACGGCCTCAAGGGAACCGTAGTGATCCAAATGCTCGGCCTCGATGTTTGTGACCAACGCTATCGCAGGGTCAAGATAAAGAAGGGAGCCATCCGACTCGTCCGCTTCAACGACATAGTGGGTTCCCGAGCCGAGCTTGGCATTGATACGAAACCTTGAGACCTCACCGCCGACCACAAACGTCGGATCGGCGTCGATCCCTTCGAGCATCGTGGCGATCATCGCACTTGTCGAAGTCTTGCCGTGAGTTCCCGCTACCGCAACCGTAACGCGATCTCCAGCCAGAGATGCAAGCATTCTGGCTCTGGGCCAGATCGGCAGTCCCCTCCTTTTGGCTTCGACCAGCTCAGGATTGTGGTCGCCAATCGCCGAGGATACAACCACCAAATCGGCATCGCCGAGGGCGCTTGAGTCATGACCGATACTCACCCGAATGCCAGCCTCGGACATAGCCTTCGTATAGCGCGATTCTTTTAGATCGGAGCCGGTGACCCTCTTGCCCATCCCATGTAAAACGAGGGCAATACCGCTCATCCCTGCGCCACCTATACCGATAAAGTGCGCACTTTCGGGTAGTGTACTGTCACGCCTCACTGGCTCTCCTTGTCGTATTAGTTGTGCACCCTAAGGGTGCTTTCGTTTGCTGGCAGCCGCTATCACGGTATCGGCGAGAAGTCGTGTCGCCTGCGGGTTGGCAAACGACCGTGACGCGGCCGACATGTTAGCACGCTTAACTGGGTCGAAGAGGATTGATGTCACCGTTTCGACGAAATTTTCAGGATTGAGTTCCTTGTCCGGTATCAAGATCGCGCCGCCGGCATCGGCAACCGCTGACGCATTCAGCGTCTGGTGGTCTTCGGTGGCGTATGGATAGGGAACGAGGACCGCCGGACGACCGAGAGCGGTGATCTCGGCTATGGATGTAGCCCCGGCTCGAGAGACGACAAGATCGGCCGCCGCCAACGCCGAGCCCATATCATCGATGTAGTCGAGCGCTTTGTAGCGCTGTGAGTTCACTCCCCTTGCCCGCAGGGCGGATACGACCGAGTCATGCTCGGCCCCCTTGCCGGTAATGTGCACGATGTGCACGTCGGGATTGTGAAGGAGCTGCTCGGCAACCTCAACGGCGACTTCGTTGATACGGCGCGCGCCTCGAGAGCCGCCGAATATCAACAGCACCAAGGAGTCATCGGGAATGCCTAATGACTTTCTGCCCTGCGCTCGATCTGCCAACAGAACCGCAGGGCGAACGGGGTTGCCCGTAACAACCACCTTCGAGACGCCGACGAGCTTTTCCGAGGCGCCCGGATAGGTCAGAGCGAGCACCGCAGCGTAGCGGGCCAGTATCCGATTGGCAAGACCCGGCACCGAGTTTTGCTCGTGCAAAACGAGCGGGGTGCGCGTTAGTGCGGCTGCTAATCCGACCGGCACACAGACATATCCACCAAATGCGACGATGACGTCGGGCTTATCGGCAACAATACGCACTATGGCCCGGGTCGTGGAGAGCGCAGCGACCGCCAGAGCGCGGAGAAGAGAAAGTGGGTTTGCGCGATCATAACCCTGGGCTGCCAATGGGGCGAACGGAAGACCGGCCTCGCTTGCCAGACGACGTTCTGGTCCAGTTGGCGTTCCGAAGTATGTAATGTCGTTATGTCCGTCTTGCTGAAGCGCTTCGGCGACGGCCAGTGCCGGATATATGTGCCCCGCCGTCCCGCCGCCGCTCATCCATATGCGCACTACGATGCTCCTTCTTTCTGACAGGTGCCCTGACTGTTGCTCTCCCGGATGCTCCATGCGACGAGACCGACAAGATCACTCCAATACATATCAGCGTAAGCGTCATGGCCGTTCCGCCGTAACTGACGAGCGGCAACGGCTTTCCGGTCACCGGCATGAGACCGACCACCATGGCCATATTGATTATCGCCTGAATGACGATAGTGCCGGTCAGTCCGCCAGCTACCAGTCGGCCAAACATGTCTTTGGATCCGAATGCAATCCTGAACCCAGCATACGTGATCACTCCAAAAGCCAGAACCACCGATAGCGAGCCGATCAGGCCCAGCTCCTCGCCGATGATCGCAAATATGAAATCGGTATGAGCGGCAGGCAAGTACGAAAACTTCTGCTTTGACATCCCGACGCCCAGGCCATCTACCCCGCCGGAGCCAAAGGCGAGCATCGCCTGAATCGACTGGTACCCGGAGCCGAGCGGATCTGCCCAGGGATCACGAAACGCAAGCACCCGCTCCTCCCTGTAGGATGCCAGGAACATCAATGCGAAAGCGCCAACAGCGCCCAATGCCGTCATTCCCGCCAGCAAGGCAGCGCTAACTCGGCCCAGAACAAGTACCAGATAGATGGAGGCGGCAATGATCACAGTTGTGCCCATATCTGGCTGCAGCATCACAAGTGAAGCGACCGCCGAGAACACCAGAAGCAACCTGATAGCCAGCTGTTTGGCTTCGATGATCCCGGCTCGCCACTGAGAGAGCAGTAAGGCAGCAACTAAAAGGCTGGCCAGTTTCGCATACTCGGAGGGCTGGACTGTGATAAAGCCCAAATCCAGCCAGCGCGTCGCTCCCCATACTTCTGAGCCAGTCACAAGTACCAACACCAGCGCAACCAGGCAAACGCCGAGAAACGGCCATGCAAGCAAGGACAGCTTACGATAGTCCACGGCTTGCGAAAGCACCATCAGCAACAAGCCGACACCGAGAAAAAGAGCGTGCCGCTTGAGATGGTACATGCTGTCCTCAAACATTATGTAGCCAGACACCGAAGAGGCCGAGTACACCATTACAAGACCAAGCAACACCAGGTAAACGGTAGCCCCAAGGAGAAGATACCGCGCTTTGCTGCCGCCTGCGTATTTGGGCGCGGCGCTCATCTGACGCCTTCCTCCTCCGCAAAGCGTGCTACCTGGCCAGCAAAGTACCGACCGCGGTGCTCGAAGTCATCAAACTCATCGAAAGATGCGCATCCGGGCGACAGCAAAACGACATCCCCTGGCCGAGCCAGCTGCTTGGCCACCGCAAGTGCATCGCCAAGCCTGCCCGCACTCAAGCACTCCACGCCGCAGGCCTTCATCGCCGAGACGACCTCTGGGGCCGCCTCGCCAAAAGCCACCACTCTGGCCGCACAATCCCTGGCGGCAATGGCGACGCCGCTAAACTCGCTTCCCTTGTTTCTTCCGCCCATCAACAGCACTATGCCCCTGTCAGGAAATGCCGCTAGCGCCACAATCGCAGAAGCCGGGTTTGTGGCCTTGGAGTCATTGACGTACTCGACGCCATCGATCGTGTCGATCCTTTGCAACCGATGAGTCACAGGCGCAAAGCTTCTCAGTCCTCGGCGAATAGCCTCTACCTCGACGCCCCATGCGAAAGCTGCCGCGGCGGCGGCTAGGGCGTTGTTGATGTTGTGAGCTCCAGGTATGAGTAGCTCGGTTGCGAAAACCAGCTCAATCGGGCCGAGGGGGCCGTCCAGAACCAGGGTGCCATCTAGCATCCCGGCTCCGCCGGGTTCAAGCGCTCTTCGCGATACACGAAAGATCCGAACGCCTCGAAGCTCAAGGGCATCTGCGATGACGGGAAGCCTTGGGTCGTCAGTGTCTATGACCGCGACATCGCCGTGGCCCATGTTGCGAAATATCCGGGTCTTGTCGGCGATGTACCTCTCAAGCGAACCATGCCAGTCCAGGTGGTCCTCGGAGATGTTGAGCAGCACGGCTACCTTGGGTCGAAACTCCTGAGTCAACACAAGCTGAAAAGAGGACACCTCGGCGACTATGGCTGTCTCAGCCAGAGAAACATCTGCCACATCGATTGCGGGACGCCCGATGTTGCCGACGCACTCGACAGCCAGGCCACCCTCCCGCAGCAGATGGGCAAGGAGCGCTGTGACCGTTGTCTTGCCGTTCGTGCCGGTCACCGCCAACCACGGAGAGCTCGAGCGCTCAAAGGCGAACTCCAGCTCGCCGATCATCCGCTCGGACGACAGCGCGGCCGAGGCAAAGAGCGGCGCATGCGGAGGGATGCCGGGACTTACCACAACAAGATCCGCCGGCTCGACCAATTCGGTTGCGCCAAGAAACACGTCGACAGATCTTTCGCGCAGTGCGGTGGCGTAATCCTTGAGTTTCCCGGATTCGCCGGAGTCGTACGCCGTGATGCGAAGCTCACCGGGGTCCCTGCGTTGCCGCAGCAGGTATCCGATCACGCTCAGCCCCGATCTTCCTAAACCAAGCACAGCCACTTTTTCAGGTAAACCGCGCATCGTTTACCCTCTCACCGTGCCCACAAAGTACAAGGCGAATCCTGCGCCTGCCAAAATTCCTGTCACCACCCAAAAGCGAACCATGACCTTCGTCTCCGACCAGCCAAGCATCTCGAAGTGGTGGTGGATGGGCGCCATCTTGAATATTCGCTTGCCGGTCAGCTTGTACGAGGCCACCTGCAATATCACAGAGAGGCCCTGGATTACATAGATTCCGCCGATAAGCACAAAAAGAAGCTCCGTCTTCGTTATGATCGCAAGAGCCGCAAGTCCGGCTCCAAGCCCAAGCGATCCTGTATCACCCATGAAGATGTCCGCAGGATGGCTGTTGTACCAGAGAAAACCTACACAGGCTCCTGCGGCGGCGGCCGCAAGCAGAGCGATATCGAGATGATCCTGACGAAACGCTATTCCGGCGTAAGCAAGCATCACTATTGTGATGGTGCCGGCGGCCAGTCCATCGAGTCCGTCCGAGAGATTCACAGTATTGGTCGTACTGATCATCATCAGAAACACCAGACCAAGATATAGCCATGGAACCACGATTGCGTATGAACCAAGCTGAAAGATCGAGGTATATACGCCCAAGTCCAGCGACACACCAGTCATCGGAATAAGCACTTCCGAGGAAACATGTCCCCAGTTCACCGCCAAAAGGCCGAAGAGAAGCGCGATGGCACCCTGCCCAGCTATCTTGATTCTGGGGGTAAGCCCCAAAGAGCGTTCCCGCGCCACTTTTGACCAGTCGTCCAAAAAGCCGAGCGCACCGCACGCGATGACTGCCGCAAGCGCCAGCAGCGACAGGCGGCCAAAGTTTCCCATGAGAACATAGATCGCTGTAACGACAAGTATGATCAGCACTCCGCCCATGGTTGGAGTGCCCTGTTTGATTAGATGCCCCTGCGGCCCATCGGCCCGCACCTGCTGCCCGATATTGCGATATCTCAGCATCTTTATCCATAATGGAAAGAGCGCAACGCAGGCCACTACCGCCAGCACTATGCCCAAAAACACCTGATAAGTTGGATATGTTGCAATATCAATCACTTGGACTCACTAGCTCCTCGACTATTCTTTCCAATCCAATCACACGAGAGGCCTTGACGAGAACCGCGTCTCGCGGACGCAGCAGCTCTTTTAGCTTTCGGTTTGCGTCGTCAATGGTATCGAAGCTCATCACTCTCGCGTGCTCCATACCTTCGGCTTTGGCTCCATCGGCAATCCTTATCGCTCGCTCTCCAACTGTCAACAGATAGTCGATCCGAAGCCTTGAGACCTCCTCGCCAATGCGAAAGTGCGCCAACTCGGTCAAAGAGCCAAGCTCGGCCATGTCGCCCAAGACCGCAACTCTGCGATCTGCCATCGAGATTGCCGATAGCGTCTCGATCGCCGCTCGCATCGAGGCGGGCGAGGCGTTGTAGGCGTCGTTGATTACATGCACGCCACCGGCGGTGACGAAAGCCTGCATCCGCATCTCGGTGACGAGCGCCTCTTGCAATCCGGTAGCGATCCCTTCGAGGCTCATCCCCAGGTGCCTGCCGACGGCTGCAGCTGCGAGCGCGTTATACACATTGTGTCGCCCCGGCAGCCCAAGCGTGATGCTGACCGAGGAATCATCTGCGACGATGTCGAAGGTCGCCAGGCTTCGCTCATCAAGTGAGACTCGCTCTGCCCGAACCTCGTTGTCCTGCCCGAGGCCGTATGTAACAACCCTGGCAACAGCTTCCGCAGCGATCCGCTCTGTATATGCATCGTCTCCGTTGAGAAAAACAGTGCCCTTGGCGGTTATCGAATCGACGAGCTCGGCCTTTGCGTCAGCAATAGCATCTTGACTGCCGAGAAGCTCGATATGACTTGTGCCGATATTCGTGATAACCCCTGCTGTGGGCTGCGCGATCTGCGCGAGTGCCCTGATCTGCCCCGTTCCCCGCATGGCCATCTCCAGCACGATCACATCGGCATCGGCTCCGGCCTCGAAAAGCGTAAGGGGCACTCCAAGCTCGTTGTTTTTGTTTCCCTCTGTTGCCACCACCCTGGCGGCCCGCGATAACACGCTTGTAATGAAGTCCTTAGTGGTGGTTTTGCCGGTCGAGCCCGTAACCCCTATGACCGGGCAAAAGAGCCTGGAGCGATGATGCCTCGCAAGTGCCTGAACCGCACCGAGGGCATCGGCGACCCGAACCGCTACAACCAATCTTTTGGAAGCATACTCCGCAACGGCTCCCAGACGATCATCGGAGCACGTGACGAGCAGCACCCTGGCTCCCAGAGAGATCGCCTGCTCAAGATAGTCGTGTCCGTCTACATTGTTTCCCTCGAATGCAACAAAGATATTGCCCGGCTCGATCTGCCTTGAATCTATCTTGAGCCCATTGGCCATTGTATCGGTGGATCCAAAAAGGATTTCGCCTTTGGTTATCTCAGCAAGTGACCATACCGGCAATGTCAGCATAGTGACCTCAAAACCTCCGTGGCGACCTCGCGGTCAACGAACCTGATAGTCTTATCGGCGAATATCTGGTAATCCTCGTGTCCTTTTCCCGCGATCAAGACTGCATCCCCCTCCCGGGCAAGTGACAGTGCCGCTCCAATAGCCTGGGCTCTATCTGGTTCAACCTGGTAACTGGAGAACCCCTGGTCGACCCCACGCTCGATCTGCGCGATGATAGCTTCAGGGTTCTCGCTACGGGGATTGTCGCTCGTGAAGATCACATAGTCTGCGACCTTCGCCGCGGCGGCCCCCATCAACGGCCTTTTCGCGGGATCCCGATCACCGCCGCACCCAAAGACAACGATAAGCTTGCCGGGCGTCACTGCCCTAAGCGCGCTCAGCACTTGCTCAAGACTATCCGGAGTATGCGCGTAATCAACAAACACAGAGAAGGGCTGACCCTCATCGACTCGCTCAAGGCGGCCCGGAACCTGCACGGCCTGCGCGAGGCCAGATGCGATCTGCTCGGCGCTGTACCCCAAAGCATAGGCGCAGCCTGCGGCTACAAGTGCGTTACTGACATTGTAGGCTCCGGCTAAAGTCAAAAACACATCAGCAGAGCCACTCGGCAGGCATAGCTGAAAGCTGGATTGGCCGGGCGACAGCTTGACTGTCTCGGCTCTTACTTCGGCACTCGGAGTGAGTCCGACGGTGATCACACTGTCAAGCTCGGAGGCGAGAATTAAGCCGGCGGCATCGTCGATGTTTACCACCCTGTTCTCCGCTTCCGCCTGGGTAAACAGGCGCTTTTTCACCGAGAAGTACTCCTCCATCGTTCGATGGTAGTCAAGGTGGTCTTGTGTGAGATTGGTAAATGCGGCGACCGCGAAACGCATGTAGTCAACTCGGTGCAAGTCGATGGCGTGCGATGATACTTCCATGGACACCGCCTGCACGCCCGAGTCAACCATCCGGGCGAGCAATCCCTGTAGCTCGAGTGATTCCGGTGTCGTTCGCTCGTTTTGAAAAGTTTCCCGGCCGATCCTCGTTTCCACCGTTCCGATCAGCCCAGTGATGCTGCCAACGCTTCTCAGAATCGAGTCGACAAGATAAGTAGTTGTTGTTTTGCCGTTTGTTCCCGTAACCCCTATAACAGGCAACTTGTGACTTGGGCAGTCAAAAATTTCTGCCGAGGCGGCCGCAAGCGCGATCCGCGAATCACGAACCAGCACAGTCGGGATCTCGGTGCCTGCTGAATGCGGCTTGACAGCCACGATGGCAACGGCTCCATTTTTCACCGCGTCGTGAGCAAACTCGTGTCCATCGAACTGGTGACCAGAAATGCAGAAAAACACATCGCCAGAGCGAGTGTTGCGAGAGTTGTATGTTATCCCCGTGCAGCTAACCGGATGGCCTGAAATCACCAATTCCCCGGGGATCAAGTCGAGTAAATCGTAAACCGTTATCACCCGCTCTCGAGTCGTCGCGAATGAACGATACTAGCATCGCGCACTCTTGACTACAGGACATCGGCGCCTACTGTCGTCGTATCGTCAATTTGCCTTTCGGGTTGAGGAGATATCCCGATGTGTGAAACGACAAACTCGGCGATCCTTCTAAACGCAGGAGCGGCGACCACTCCACCGAAAGCGTTGCCGCCAGGCTCGTCTATATTCACAAGTATCACTACTTGCGGATCGCCAGCCGGCAAAAAGCCCGCAAATGAAGCGATGTACTTTCCTTTCGCATACCCCGATCCATCTTCTTTGATCTTCAGGGCGGTGCCCGTCTTTCCCGCAACCGAGTATCCCGGCATAGCCGCGGCGCTACCCGTTCCTGATGTAACCGCCGAGACAAGCATTTCGCGCATCGTCGCAGAGGTCGACTCGCTGATGGCGCGTGGCCCGGTGGTTTGAGCTCCGTCAGCTGAACTCAGCAGATGCGGAGCTGGGAGAGTGCCGCCGTTTGCAATCGCGCACATAGCGCGCGCAAGCTGCATTGGAGTTAGCGATATTCCCTGACCGTAAGTGAGTGTACCTAGCGTTGAGGGGGACCATTGATCAACCGGGATAAGTACGCCTCTTGACTGTCCCGGGAAGTCGATTCCGGGTGCCTCGTTCAAGCCAAATCTATCGAAGTAGTCGTATAGGGTTTCCGGCCCCATGGCCATACCGAGCTTGACCGAGCCAACGTTGCTGGAAAAAGCCAATATTTCGGTGAGGTCCATCCGGGCAAACTCCCTTCTGCGAGCCTCACCGATCGTCCTTCCGCCTATCTGTATCGTGGCCGGCAGATCAAAGACGCTTTCTG from the Actinomycetota bacterium genome contains:
- the mraY gene encoding phospho-N-acetylmuramoyl-pentapeptide-transferase, whose translation is MDIATYPTYQVFLGIVLAVVACVALFPLWIKMLRYRNIGQQVRADGPQGHLIKQGTPTMGGVLIILVVTAIYVLMGNFGRLSLLALAAVIACGALGFLDDWSKVARERSLGLTPRIKIAGQGAIALLFGLLAVNWGHVSSEVLIPMTGVSLDLGVYTSIFQLGSYAIVVPWLYLGLVFLMMISTTNTVNLSDGLDGLAAGTITIVMLAYAGIAFRQDHLDIALLAAAAAGACVGFLWYNSHPADIFMGDTGSLGLGAGLAALAIITKTELLFVLIGGIYVIQGLSVILQVASYKLTGKRIFKMAPIHHHFEMLGWSETKVMVRFWVVTGILAGAGFALYFVGTVRG
- the ftsW gene encoding putative lipid II flippase FtsW; translated protein: MSAAPKYAGGSKARYLLLGATVYLVLLGLVMVYSASSVSGYIMFEDSMYHLKRHALFLGVGLLLMVLSQAVDYRKLSLLAWPFLGVCLVALVLVLVTGSEVWGATRWLDLGFITVQPSEYAKLASLLVAALLLSQWRAGIIEAKQLAIRLLLVFSAVASLVMLQPDMGTTVIIAASIYLVLVLGRVSAALLAGMTALGAVGAFALMFLASYREERVLAFRDPWADPLGSGYQSIQAMLAFGSGGVDGLGVGMSKQKFSYLPAAHTDFIFAIIGEELGLIGSLSVVLAFGVITYAGFRIAFGSKDMFGRLVAGGLTGTIVIQAIINMAMVVGLMPVTGKPLPLVSYGGTAMTLTLICIGVILSVSSHGASGRATVRAPVRKKEHRSAHMDERRRDGGAHISGTGRRRSASARRT
- a CDS encoding UDP-N-acetylmuramate--L-alanine ligase; this translates as MSGIALVLHGMGKRVTGSDLKESRYTKAMSEAGIRVSIGHDSSALGDADLVVVSSAIGDHNPELVEAKRRGLPIWPRARMLASLAGDRVTVAVAGTHGKTSTSAMIATMLEGIDADPTFVVGGEVSRFRINAKLGSGTHYVVEADESDGSLLYLDPAIALVTNIEAEHLDHYGSLEAVEAIFTQFMARVPGDGVLVLCAEDRRLLELASDLPAAKVTYGFSEGADVRCHSLENDGMGYRFVVTFPDGRSVGAKTTVPGRHMVQNATGALAVAARLGFDPEASAQALATYGGVKRRFDRIGSVDEVTVFDDYAHHPTEIKATLRAAKECGYERVCAVFQPHRYTRTEALANDFGEAFTDADHLVLMDVFSAGEQPIPGVSGKTVLEAVLFAFPRARVAYLPHRADVPEYLSQILRSGDMLITMGAGDVTTIGPDVLRVLDERREIQCR
- a CDS encoding UDP-N-acetylmuramoyl-tripeptide--D-alanyl-D-alanine ligase, producing MLTLPVWSLAEITKGEILFGSTDTMANGLKIDSRQIEPGNIFVAFEGNNVDGHDYLEQAISLGARVLLVTCSDDRLGAVAEYASKRLVVAVRVADALGAVQALARHHRSRLFCPVIGVTGSTGKTTTKDFITSVLSRAARVVATEGNKNNELGVPLTLFEAGADADVIVLEMAMRGTGQIRALAQIAQPTAGVITNIGTSHIELLGSQDAIADAKAELVDSITAKGTVFLNGDDAYTERIAAEAVARVVTYGLGQDNEVRAERVSLDERSLATFDIVADDSSVSITLGLPGRHNVYNALAAAAVGRHLGMSLEGIATGLQEALVTEMRMQAFVTAGGVHVINDAYNASPASMRAAIETLSAISMADRRVAVLGDMAELGSLTELAHFRIGEEVSRLRIDYLLTVGERAIRIADGAKAEGMEHARVMSFDTIDDANRKLKELLRPRDAVLVKASRVIGLERIVEELVSPSD
- the murD gene encoding UDP-N-acetylmuramoyl-L-alanine--D-glutamate ligase, with amino-acid sequence MRGLPEKVAVLGLGRSGLSVIGYLLRQRRDPGELRITAYDSGESGKLKDYATALRERSVDVFLGATELVEPADLVVVSPGIPPHAPLFASAALSSERMIGELEFAFERSSSPWLAVTGTNGKTTVTALLAHLLREGGLAVECVGNIGRPAIDVADVSLAETAIVAEVSSFQLVLTQEFRPKVAVLLNISEDHLDWHGSLERYIADKTRIFRNMGHGDVAVIDTDDPRLPVIADALELRGVRIFRVSRRALEPGGAGMLDGTLVLDGPLGPIELVFATELLIPGAHNINNALAAAAAAFAWGVEVEAIRRGLRSFAPVTHRLQRIDTIDGVEYVNDSKATNPASAIVALAAFPDRGIVLLMGGRNKGSEFSGVAIAARDCAARVVAFGEAAPEVVSAMKACGVECLSAGRLGDALAVAKQLARPGDVVLLSPGCASFDEFDDFEHRGRYFAGQVARFAEEEGVR
- a CDS encoding UDP-N-acetylmuramoyl-L-alanyl-D-glutamate--2,6-diaminopimelate ligase, with product MITVYDLLDLIPGELVISGHPVSCTGITYNSRNTRSGDVFFCISGHQFDGHEFAHDAVKNGAVAIVAVKPHSAGTEIPTVLVRDSRIALAAASAEIFDCPSHKLPVIGVTGTNGKTTTTYLVDSILRSVGSITGLIGTVETRIGRETFQNERTTPESLELQGLLARMVDSGVQAVSMEVSSHAIDLHRVDYMRFAVAAFTNLTQDHLDYHRTMEEYFSVKKRLFTQAEAENRVVNIDDAAGLILASELDSVITVGLTPSAEVRAETVKLSPGQSSFQLCLPSGSADVFLTLAGAYNVSNALVAAGCAYALGYSAEQIASGLAQAVQVPGRLERVDEGQPFSVFVDYAHTPDSLEQVLSALRAVTPGKLIVVFGCGGDRDPAKRPLMGAAAAKVADYVIFTSDNPRSENPEAIIAQIERGVDQGFSSYQVEPDRAQAIGAALSLAREGDAVLIAGKGHEDYQIFADKTIRFVDREVATEVLRSLC
- the murG gene encoding undecaprenyldiphospho-muramoylpentapeptide beta-N-acetylglucosaminyltransferase, yielding MRIWMSGGGTAGHIYPALAVAEALQQDGHNDITYFGTPTGPERRLASEAGLPFAPLAAQGYDRANPLSLLRALAVAALSTTRAIVRIVADKPDVIVAFGGYVCVPVGLAAALTRTPLVLHEQNSVPGLANRILARYAAVLALTYPGASEKLVGVSKVVVTGNPVRPAVLLADRAQGRKSLGIPDDSLVLLIFGGSRGARRINEVAVEVAEQLLHNPDVHIVHITGKGAEHDSVVSALRARGVNSQRYKALDYIDDMGSALAAADLVVSRAGATSIAEITALGRPAVLVPYPYATEDHQTLNASAVADAGGAILIPDKELNPENFVETVTSILFDPVKRANMSAASRSFANPQATRLLADTVIAAASKRKHP